One Pseudomonas fluorescens genomic region harbors:
- a CDS encoding gamma-carboxygeranoyl-CoA hydratase: MSDFNTLELQSDPRGFATLWLNRAEKNNAFNAEMIRELILALDKVASDASLRFLLVRGRGKHFSAGADLAWMQQSAELDYHTNLDDARELAELMYNLAKLKIPTLAVVQGAAFGGALGLISCCDMAIGADDAQFCLSEVRIGLAPAVISPFVVQAIGERAARRYALTAERFGGQRAREIGLLAESYPSAELEQQVELWTDNLLLNSPAAMRASKDLLREVGNGALTPALRRYTENAIARIRVSPEGQEGLRAFLQKRTPHWQAESTTKEPR, translated from the coding sequence ATGAGCGACTTCAATACCCTCGAACTGCAAAGCGACCCACGGGGTTTCGCGACGCTGTGGCTCAATCGCGCGGAAAAGAATAACGCGTTCAATGCCGAGATGATCCGCGAACTGATCCTCGCCCTCGACAAGGTCGCCAGCGACGCCAGCCTGCGTTTCCTGCTGGTACGCGGACGCGGCAAGCATTTCAGTGCCGGTGCCGATCTGGCCTGGATGCAGCAATCTGCCGAACTCGATTACCACACCAACCTCGACGACGCCCGTGAATTGGCGGAGCTGATGTACAACCTCGCCAAACTGAAAATTCCCACGCTGGCCGTGGTGCAAGGCGCCGCGTTCGGCGGCGCGCTCGGGTTGATCAGCTGTTGCGACATGGCCATCGGCGCCGATGACGCGCAGTTCTGTCTGTCGGAAGTGCGTATCGGACTGGCCCCGGCGGTGATCAGCCCGTTCGTGGTGCAAGCGATTGGCGAGCGTGCGGCACGGCGTTACGCCCTGACCGCGGAGCGGTTTGGTGGTCAGCGCGCGCGGGAAATAGGCTTGTTGGCCGAAAGCTATCCGAGCGCGGAGCTGGAGCAACAGGTCGAGTTGTGGACCGACAACCTGCTGCTCAACAGTCCTGCCGCCATGCGCGCCAGCAAGGACCTGCTGCGCGAAGTCGGCAACGGTGCGCTCACCCCGGCATTACGCCGCTACACCGAAAACGCCATCGCACGCATCCGTGTCAGCCCCGAAGGCCAGGAAGGTCTGCGCGCCTTCCTGCAAAAACGCACGCCCCACTGGCAAGCCGAATCCACCACCAAGGAGCCGCGTTGA
- a CDS encoding acetyl/propionyl/methylcrotonyl-CoA carboxylase subunit alpha — MSAPVLTTLLVANRGEIACRVMRTAKALGLTTVAVHSATDRDARHSREADIRVDLGGSKAADSYLQIDKLIAAAKASGAQAIHPGYGFLSENAGFAREIEAAGLIFLGPPASAIDAMGSKSAAKALMETAGVPLVPGYHGEAQDLDTFRDACERIGYPVLLKATAGGGGKGMKVVEDVSQLAEALASAQREAQSSFGDSRMLVEKYLLKPRHVEIQVFADQHGHCLYLNERDCSIQRRHQKVVEEAPAPGLTPELRRAMGEAAVRSAQAIGYVGAGTVEFLLDARGEFFFMEMNTRLQVEHPVTEAITGLDLVAWQIRVARGEALPMTQEQVPLNGHAIEVRLYAEDPANDFLPATGRLQLYRESAQGPGRRVDSGVEEGDEISPFYDPMLGKLIAWGEDREQARLRLLSMLDEFAIGGLRTNINFLRRIIAHPAFAAAQLDTGFIPRYQDQLLPAPGALSDEFWAMAAQAFALSMPVAVRQDDPGSPWARRNGLRAGLPQETTLHLTCEGQDRALTLSVTGNAQWAEDELVIDQQGVRRRLRAIRRGDALYLQWEDELRRVEMFDPISAVEASHSHQGGLTAPMNGSIVRVLVEAGQRVEAGTQLVVLEAMKMEHSIRAPHAGVIKALYCREGEMVGEGSALVELEEA; from the coding sequence ATGAGCGCACCCGTTCTCACCACCCTGCTGGTGGCCAACCGTGGCGAAATCGCTTGCCGGGTGATGCGCACCGCCAAAGCGCTGGGCCTGACCACCGTCGCCGTACACAGCGCCACCGATCGCGACGCACGGCACAGCCGGGAAGCGGATATCCGCGTCGACCTGGGCGGCAGCAAAGCGGCCGACAGTTATCTGCAAATCGACAAATTGATCGCGGCGGCCAAGGCCAGCGGTGCGCAGGCCATTCACCCCGGTTATGGCTTTTTGTCGGAGAACGCCGGATTTGCCCGCGAGATCGAAGCGGCCGGGCTGATTTTCCTCGGGCCGCCCGCCTCGGCTATCGACGCGATGGGCAGCAAATCCGCCGCCAAAGCGCTGATGGAAACCGCCGGTGTGCCGCTGGTGCCCGGTTATCACGGCGAAGCGCAGGATCTCGATACGTTCCGTGATGCCTGCGAGCGTATCGGCTACCCGGTGCTGCTCAAGGCCACGGCTGGCGGCGGCGGCAAAGGCATGAAAGTGGTCGAGGACGTCAGCCAGCTGGCCGAAGCCCTCGCCTCCGCCCAGCGTGAAGCGCAGTCGTCGTTCGGCGATTCGCGGATGCTGGTGGAGAAGTACCTGCTCAAGCCGCGACACGTGGAAATTCAGGTGTTCGCCGATCAGCATGGCCACTGCCTGTATCTCAATGAGCGTGATTGCTCGATTCAGCGCCGACACCAGAAGGTCGTCGAAGAAGCGCCCGCGCCCGGCCTGACCCCTGAACTTCGCCGGGCGATGGGTGAGGCCGCGGTGCGCTCGGCGCAGGCCATCGGTTATGTCGGCGCCGGCACCGTGGAATTTTTGCTTGATGCCCGTGGTGAATTCTTCTTTATGGAGATGAACACGCGACTGCAAGTCGAGCACCCGGTGACTGAAGCCATTACCGGGCTGGATCTGGTGGCCTGGCAAATCCGCGTGGCCCGTGGCGAAGCGCTGCCGATGACCCAAGAGCAAGTGCCGCTCAACGGTCATGCGATCGAGGTGCGGCTATATGCTGAAGATCCGGCGAATGATTTCCTGCCCGCCACTGGGCGCTTGCAGTTGTACCGTGAATCGGCACAAGGGCCGGGGCGTCGGGTCGATAGCGGCGTCGAAGAGGGAGACGAGATTTCGCCGTTCTATGACCCGATGCTTGGCAAGCTGATTGCCTGGGGCGAGGATCGCGAACAGGCACGGTTGCGCCTGCTGAGCATGCTCGACGAATTCGCGATTGGCGGCTTGCGAACCAACATCAATTTTCTGCGGCGAATCATCGCTCATCCGGCGTTTGCCGCAGCGCAACTGGATACCGGATTTATTCCGCGTTATCAGGACCAATTGCTGCCGGCTCCGGGCGCATTGAGCGACGAGTTCTGGGCGATGGCCGCCCAAGCCTTTGCGCTGAGCATGCCTGTCGCCGTGCGTCAGGATGATCCCGGCTCGCCGTGGGCGCGGCGGAATGGGTTGCGTGCAGGTTTGCCGCAGGAAACCACGCTGCACCTGACCTGCGAGGGACAGGATCGAGCGCTGACGCTGAGTGTTACCGGCAATGCGCAGTGGGCTGAGGATGAACTGGTCATCGATCAACAAGGGGTACGCCGCAGGTTGCGGGCGATACGTCGCGGTGATGCGTTGTATCTGCAATGGGAAGACGAGCTGCGGCGCGTCGAGATGTTCGACCCGATCAGCGCTGTCGAAGCCAGTCACAGTCATCAGGGCGGTCTGACCGCGCCGATGAACGGCAGTATTGTGCGGGTGCTGGTCGAGGCCGGGCAAAGAGTTGAAGCCGGCACGCAACTGGTGGTGCTGGAGGCCATGAAAATGGAGCACAGCATCCGCGCGCCCCACGCTGGAGTGATCAAAGCGCTGTATTGCCGGGAAGGTGAAATGGTCGGCGAAGGCAGCGCTTTGGTGGAACTGGAAGAGGCTTGA
- a CDS encoding LexA family protein, producing MDKWIELVKAKMSELKITQTELGERVGMSQGGIGHWLNKRREPGITEMNRVLEALGMDFLEVVLVIREPPLVAEDEMPLAQKYNPYFRYPVCDWRTPCEVRESGQPAYASPSDKQRYELTDYHAQGAAFWLTVVGDSMTAPTGQSVGEGMLILVDPAAEAVPGKLVIAQWPDSAEAVFRKLDEQSGQRYLVPLNPTWPKMLFTDECRIIGVVVQAIARF from the coding sequence ATGGATAAATGGATTGAGTTGGTCAAGGCCAAGATGAGTGAACTCAAAATCACTCAAACAGAGCTCGGAGAGCGCGTCGGCATGTCCCAGGGTGGGATCGGTCATTGGCTGAACAAACGTCGCGAACCCGGTATCACGGAGATGAACCGCGTGCTGGAGGCACTCGGGATGGATTTCCTCGAAGTGGTGCTGGTGATCCGCGAACCGCCGTTGGTTGCGGAAGACGAAATGCCGCTGGCGCAGAAGTACAACCCGTACTTCCGGTACCCGGTGTGTGACTGGCGAACGCCCTGCGAGGTGCGCGAGAGTGGGCAGCCTGCCTATGCCTCGCCGTCGGACAAACAACGTTACGAGCTGACGGATTATCACGCTCAGGGCGCGGCGTTCTGGTTGACGGTGGTGGGTGATTCGATGACGGCGCCCACTGGCCAGAGCGTTGGCGAAGGCATGCTCATCCTTGTCGACCCCGCGGCCGAAGCGGTGCCGGGCAAACTGGTGATTGCCCAGTGGCCCGACAGCGCGGAAGCGGTATTCAGAAAGCTCGACGAGCAGAGCGGCCAACGTTATCTGGTGCCGCTCAACCCGACCTGGCCGAAGATGCTGTTCACCGACGAATGTCGGATCATCGGTGTCGTGGTGCAAGCCATTGCTCGTTTTTAG
- a CDS encoding DUF6124 family protein, with the protein MNITSKDLPDLQIDTTFTSPQGHAAAQRALDYYLKPAVSEPDTEERFFNVKRHLSGEEALVHASDLLRCAAATAFKSAENLQGASRDLAFSVVHMVDMARAMVDHSIDGEEA; encoded by the coding sequence ATGAATATCACCAGCAAAGATTTGCCCGATCTGCAGATAGACACCACCTTCACCTCGCCTCAAGGCCATGCCGCAGCGCAGCGAGCGCTGGACTACTACTTGAAACCAGCTGTGTCCGAACCGGATACGGAGGAACGTTTTTTCAACGTGAAGCGCCATCTCAGTGGCGAAGAAGCCCTGGTCCATGCCTCGGATCTGCTGCGCTGTGCAGCAGCGACCGCATTCAAATCGGCAGAAAACCTGCAAGGCGCGAGTCGCGACCTGGCGTTTTCGGTGGTGCATATGGTGGACATGGCGCGGGCGATGGTCGATCACTCGATCGATGGCGAGGAGGCTTGA
- a CDS encoding M14 family metallopeptidase: MTVAKSSFDISANFDSGNIQVIDISNPLSPVLAIRPDTRSAHFQWFHFKASGLHVRQEHWFRLVNASQSSYNKAWTGYQAVASYDHVNWFRIPTSFEGDSLRFCLEAEQTHAWFAYFEPYSRGRHDWLIEQALSKAGTELLATGKSVEGRDIQLLRKGTGAEGQRKIWIIAQQHPGEHMAEWFMEGVIERLERHDDPLLNKLLASADLYLVPNMNPDGAFHGHLRTNAMGQDLNRAWQNASQEVSPEVFFVQQQMEKYGVDMFLDVHGDEEIPHVFTAGCEGNPGYTPRLEKLEEHFRTHLKHTTKDFQTQYGYTRDEPGQANMTLACNSVGQKYDCLSLTLEMPFKDHDDAPNPQTGWSGKRSKQLGKDVLTTIADMVDSLR, translated from the coding sequence ATGACCGTGGCCAAATCTTCGTTCGACATCAGCGCCAATTTCGACAGCGGCAATATCCAAGTCATTGACATCAGCAATCCGCTCAGTCCGGTTCTGGCCATCCGCCCGGACACCCGCAGCGCGCATTTCCAGTGGTTCCACTTCAAAGCCAGCGGTCTGCATGTTCGTCAGGAACACTGGTTTCGCCTGGTCAACGCCAGCCAGTCCTCCTACAACAAAGCCTGGACCGGTTATCAGGCGGTCGCTTCCTACGACCACGTCAACTGGTTCCGCATTCCGACCAGCTTCGAAGGTGACAGCCTGCGGTTCTGCCTCGAAGCCGAGCAGACCCATGCCTGGTTCGCTTACTTCGAACCCTACAGCCGTGGCCGTCATGACTGGCTGATCGAGCAGGCATTGAGCAAGGCTGGCACCGAATTGCTCGCGACTGGCAAAAGCGTCGAGGGCCGCGACATTCAACTGCTGCGCAAAGGTACCGGCGCTGAGGGCCAACGCAAGATCTGGATCATCGCCCAACAACACCCGGGCGAGCACATGGCTGAATGGTTCATGGAAGGCGTTATCGAGCGACTCGAAAGGCATGACGATCCGCTGTTGAACAAACTCCTGGCCAGCGCCGATCTGTACCTGGTTCCGAACATGAACCCGGACGGCGCCTTCCACGGTCACTTGCGGACCAATGCGATGGGCCAGGATTTGAACCGCGCTTGGCAGAACGCCAGTCAGGAAGTCAGTCCGGAGGTATTTTTCGTACAACAGCAAATGGAAAAGTATGGCGTGGATATGTTCCTCGACGTACACGGCGACGAAGAAATTCCTCACGTCTTCACCGCCGGTTGCGAAGGCAACCCAGGCTATACGCCACGTCTGGAAAAGCTCGAAGAGCATTTCCGCACACACCTGAAACACACCACCAAAGATTTCCAGACGCAGTATGGCTACACCCGCGATGAACCGGGCCAAGCCAACATGACGCTGGCCTGCAACAGCGTGGGCCAGAAATACGACTGCCTGTCGCTGACGCTGGAGATGCCGTTCAAGGATCACGACGACGCGCCGAATCCGCAAACCGGATGGTCGGGCAAACGCTCGAAGCAGTTGGGCAAGGACGTGCTGACCACGATCGCCGACATGGTCGATTCCCTGCGCTGA
- a CDS encoding MFS transporter yields MKDSSLNGGVVLLFAVACGLAVGNVYYAQPLLDAMAAAFAMSAASIGIVMTLTQVGYGIGLVLLVPLGDLLNRRRLIVTQTLLSAAALLLIAFASDSFWLLLGMTFTGLLAVVTQVLVAYAATLADPAQRGRVVGVVTSGIVVGILLARTAAGGMADLAGWRSIYLLSAGLTLLMALLLFQVLPCKEQPRAKTTYATLIASVFTLFKEEPLLRHRAILALLTFASAMVLWTPLVLPLAAPPLSLSHSQIGLFGLAGAAGALAAARAGHWADRGFGQWVSGLSLLLMLASWLPLALTQSSLWALLLGVITLDLGLQTVHVASQSMIYSVRPEAQSRLTAGYMLFYSIGSALGSIVSTAMYAWAGWIGVCALGAGINGLALIYWWLTLKSGAPQRCATAAG; encoded by the coding sequence ATGAAAGATTCATCGCTAAACGGCGGCGTAGTGCTGTTGTTTGCTGTCGCGTGCGGGCTGGCCGTGGGCAACGTGTATTACGCACAGCCACTGCTGGACGCCATGGCTGCCGCGTTTGCCATGTCAGCGGCGAGCATCGGCATCGTCATGACATTGACGCAGGTCGGTTACGGCATCGGTCTGGTTCTGCTGGTGCCGCTGGGCGATCTGCTCAACCGACGGCGGTTGATCGTCACGCAAACGCTATTGTCTGCCGCAGCCCTGCTGTTGATCGCGTTCGCGTCCGACAGCTTTTGGTTGCTGCTGGGCATGACGTTCACCGGTTTGCTCGCCGTCGTCACCCAAGTGCTGGTGGCCTATGCCGCGACATTGGCGGATCCGGCGCAACGCGGGCGCGTGGTCGGCGTGGTCACAAGCGGAATCGTCGTCGGAATATTGCTCGCGCGCACCGCCGCCGGGGGAATGGCTGATCTGGCAGGATGGCGATCAATTTATCTGCTCTCGGCAGGACTGACGTTGTTGATGGCGCTGCTGCTTTTTCAAGTGTTGCCGTGCAAGGAGCAGCCACGGGCCAAAACCACCTACGCAACGCTGATCGCCTCGGTGTTCACCCTGTTCAAGGAAGAGCCGCTGCTGCGCCATCGGGCCATCCTTGCTCTACTGACGTTCGCCAGCGCGATGGTGCTGTGGACGCCGCTGGTATTGCCGCTCGCCGCCCCGCCGCTGTCGCTTTCCCACAGCCAAATCGGTCTGTTCGGACTGGCCGGCGCCGCCGGTGCATTGGCCGCCGCGCGTGCCGGACATTGGGCCGACCGAGGTTTCGGTCAATGGGTCAGCGGACTGTCGTTATTGCTGATGCTCGCATCCTGGCTACCGCTCGCCCTCACCCAGTCCTCGCTGTGGGCGCTACTGCTGGGCGTGATCACCCTGGACCTGGGCCTGCAAACCGTCCATGTCGCCAGCCAAAGCATGATTTACAGCGTGCGCCCCGAAGCGCAAAGCCGTCTGACTGCCGGTTACATGTTGTTTTATTCGATCGGCAGCGCGCTGGGCTCGATCGTCTCAACAGCCATGTATGCCTGGGCCGGCTGGATCGGCGTTTGCGCGCTCGGCGCCGGCATCAACGGCCTCGCGCTGATTTACTGGTGGCTGACCTTGAAAAGTGGCGCACCGCAACGCTGCGCCACTGCGGCAGGTTAA
- a CDS encoding cytochrome b: MSAQPTHFALLARLLHWLMALMIIAMLFIGAGMVTSVSSRHEWLIHLHKPLGIAILALVIVRLLVRLTTRQPPLPADLPGWQVMAARASHVLLYALMLVLPLLGWAMISASGEPVMLASALQLPSIVPADAQLFALLRKAHGYLAYLLFLTVLMHLAAALFHGWVRRDEVLDSMLRGRDRV, encoded by the coding sequence ATGAGCGCTCAACCGACTCATTTCGCGCTGCTGGCGCGCCTGCTGCATTGGCTGATGGCATTGATGATCATCGCCATGTTGTTCATCGGTGCTGGCATGGTGACCTCGGTATCATCCCGGCATGAGTGGCTGATTCATCTGCACAAACCGTTGGGTATCGCCATTCTCGCGCTGGTGATCGTGCGTTTGCTGGTGCGTCTGACCACGCGCCAGCCGCCGTTGCCGGCCGATCTGCCGGGCTGGCAAGTCATGGCCGCCAGGGCGTCGCATGTGTTGCTGTATGCGTTGATGCTGGTCTTGCCGCTGCTTGGCTGGGCGATGATCAGTGCCTCGGGTGAGCCGGTGATGCTCGCCAGCGCGCTGCAATTGCCGTCGATCGTTCCTGCCGATGCGCAGTTGTTTGCGCTGCTGCGCAAGGCTCATGGCTATCTGGCGTATCTGCTGTTCCTGACGGTGCTGATGCATCTGGCAGCCGCGCTGTTTCATGGCTGGGTCCGCCGCGATGAAGTGCTCGACAGCATGCTGCGCGGTCGCGATCGCGTTTAA
- a CDS encoding catalase family peroxidase, with protein sequence MVDRSPPNAAPPGKPQRPPLSAASLIARLSGIAVVVAAVAGAFAYVHGNLDPQRLTPKALVDVLEKNNGVHAGFRRNHAKGVCVIGHFESSGEARAFSVAQVFNEPQTPVVGRFALPAGNPYAPDSSVPIRSLALRFTQANGQQWRTGMNSMPVFPVGTPEAFYQLQQAQSPDPATGKPDPSKVPAFFAAHPETAAFLGWVKTAKPSASYATETYNSINAFYLVDGSGKKQAVRWSMTPLAQDAAGATAPEGGDFLEQDLVRRLAAAPLRFQLNITVANPDDPVNDASKIWPAGRKTLNAGTLVLEKTQPQLSGECRDINYDPLVLPAGIQGSDDPLLAARSAGYANSYLRRTSEVSQLPAAKQEARP encoded by the coding sequence ATGGTAGATCGCTCACCCCCCAACGCAGCGCCGCCCGGCAAGCCACAACGTCCGCCACTGAGCGCCGCGAGCCTGATCGCGCGGCTGAGTGGCATTGCCGTGGTCGTGGCGGCGGTGGCCGGGGCTTTTGCCTACGTTCACGGTAACCTTGACCCACAACGCCTGACGCCAAAAGCCTTGGTTGATGTGTTGGAAAAGAACAACGGCGTGCACGCCGGATTTCGTCGCAACCACGCCAAAGGCGTTTGTGTGATCGGTCATTTCGAGAGCAGTGGCGAGGCGCGGGCGTTCTCCGTCGCGCAAGTATTCAACGAACCGCAGACTCCGGTGGTCGGGCGGTTTGCCCTTCCGGCGGGTAATCCGTATGCGCCCGACAGCAGTGTGCCGATCCGCAGCCTGGCGCTGCGTTTCACCCAGGCCAACGGTCAGCAATGGCGCACCGGGATGAACAGCATGCCGGTGTTCCCGGTCGGTACCCCCGAGGCGTTTTATCAGTTGCAGCAGGCGCAGTCGCCGGATCCGGCCACGGGCAAACCTGATCCAAGCAAAGTGCCAGCGTTCTTTGCAGCGCACCCCGAAACCGCAGCGTTTCTCGGCTGGGTGAAAACGGCAAAGCCTTCGGCCAGTTACGCCACCGAAACCTATAACAGCATCAATGCGTTCTATTTGGTCGATGGCAGCGGCAAGAAGCAGGCAGTGCGTTGGAGCATGACGCCATTGGCGCAGGATGCCGCCGGTGCCACGGCACCTGAGGGCGGCGATTTTCTTGAACAGGACCTGGTACGTCGCTTGGCCGCTGCGCCACTGCGCTTTCAGTTGAACATCACCGTGGCCAACCCCGACGATCCGGTCAACGATGCGAGTAAAATCTGGCCTGCCGGGCGTAAAACCTTGAATGCCGGCACGTTGGTGCTGGAGAAAACCCAACCGCAGCTGAGCGGTGAGTGCCGCGACATCAACTACGATCCGCTGGTCCTGCCTGCGGGCATTCAGGGCAGCGACGATCCCTTGCTCGCCGCGCGTTCTGCCGGTTACGCCAATTCCTATCTGCGTCGCACCAGCGAAGTCAGCCAATTGCCCGCTGCCAAACAGGAGGCTCGTCCATGA